Genomic segment of Streptococcus pneumoniae:
TTTTTTGTGGGGATATATTTGGTGTAGTAGACAGAGCAATGTTTGAGGCTATGCCAAAAAGGAGCGGTAATGCAGGTGATACATACATATGAAAGCTAGGAGGATAAATCTGCGTCGGTAGTGTCCTGTCTTTATCTCCTAAATTACAAAAAAATGATAATATTTAGCATTTGTCCAAAATAGCTTATTTTTAAAAGTATGTATTTACTCAAAACTAAGCAAAATATAAAGAAATGGAAGATGAAATATCATTTTTCTTGATGGTTATAGGATTTTAGATTTTTAATGAAATTCTTGATTTGAGAAGGATTGAGCAAGTTTGGTCATTAGTGAGTGGACAATTATATAGTAGATGTGCTATAATAGAGCGTATGCAATAAAATGTTAAGGAGAAATGACAGAATGTCTGTATCATTTGAAACAAAAGAAACAAACCGTGGTGTATTAACTTTCACCATCAGCCAAGAGCAAATCAAACCAGCTCTTGACAAAGTATTTAACGATGTTAAGAAAAATCTTAATGTTCCAGGTTTCCGTAAAGGTCGTATCCCACGTCCAATCTTTGACCAAAAATTTGGTGAAGAAGCGCTTTACCAAGATGCTTTGAATGCTCTTCTTCCAGCAGCTTATGAAGGAGCTGTTGCTGAAGCAGGTATCGAAGTGGTGGCACAACCACAATTTGATATTGAATCAATGGAAAAAGGACAAGACTGGACCATCACTGCAACTGTTGTGACAAAACCAGAAGTAAAACTCGGTGCTTATAAGGACCTTGAAGTATCTGTTGACGTTTCAAAAGAAGTGACTGATGCAGATGTGGATGCGAAGATTGAGCGCGAGCGCAACAACTTGGCAGAATTGGTTATCAAAGAAGACAAAGCAGCTGAAGGTGATACTGTTGTCATCGACTTTGTTGGTTCTGTTGATGGTGTTGAATTTGACGGTGGTAAAGGAGATAACTACCCACTTGAGCTTGGTAGCGGTCAATTTATCCCAGGATTTGAAGAGCAGTTGGTAGGTCATGCGGCAGGTGAAACTGTGGATGTGAATGTAACCTTCCCAGAAGATTACCAAGCAGCAGATCTTGCAGGAAAAGCAGCGAAATTCGTGACAACCATCCACGAAGTGAAAGCAAAAGAAGTGCCTGCACTTGATGATGAATTGGCAAAAGACATCGATGACGAAGTAGAAACACTTGACGAGTTGAAAGCAAAATACCGCAAAGAACTAGAAGCAGCTAAAGAAATTGCTTATGATGATGCTGTTGAATCAGCAGCACTTGACCTTGCGGTTGAAAATGCAGAAATCGTTGAACTTCCAGCTGAAATGATTCACGAAGAAGTACATCGCTCTATGAATGAATTCCTTGGAAATATGCAACGTCAAGGCATCTCTCCAGAAATGTACTTCCAAATCACTGGAACAACTGAAGATGATCTTCACAAACAATACGAAGGCGATGCTGAAAAACGCACAAAAACAAACCTTGTTATTGAAGCGATTGCGAAAGCAGAAGGATTTGAAGCAACAGATGAGGAAATCGAAGCAGAAATCACTTCTCTTGCATCAGATTACAACATGGAAGTGGACCAAGTTCGTCGCTTGCTCTCTAAAGATATGTTGAAACATGACATTGCTATCAAGAAAGCTGTTGAAGTGATCACTAGCACTGCAAAAGTAAAATAAATCGGGTAAGCTAATAGTTTCGACTATTGGCTTTTCCTATCATGTGTAGATAAAATTCCTTTGACGAAAGTGAAAAATTATCGTACAATAGAAGGTAATGACAACATAAGGAGAAAAACGTTGGAATTAGAAGTATTTGCTGGGCAAGAAAAAAGTGAACTATCCATGGTAGAAGTAGCGCGTGCGATTTTGGAAGTGCGCGGTCGTGACCATGAGATGTATTTCAATGACCTTGTTAATGAGATTCAAAATTACTTGGGAAAATCAAATAGTGATATTCGTGAAGCCCTTCCTCTTTTTTATACAGAGTTGAATGTTGATGGAAGCTTCATTCCTCTTGGGGATAATAAATGGGGTCTTCGTTCTTGGTATGCGATCGATGAGGTTGATGAGGAAATCATTGCGCTTGAAGAAGATGATGAAAATGATGTTCCGAAAAAACGTAAGAAAAAACGTGTCAATGCCTTCATGGATGGGGATGACGATGCTATTGATTACAATGCAGATGACCCAGAAGATGAAGACAGCTACGAAGCTGACCCTGCTCTTAACTACGGTGATGATAATCCAGATGACGAAAAGAGTGAAGTAGAAGCTTATGATGCGGAAATCAACGAGATTGCTCCAGATGATTTGGGTGAAGAAGTGGACCTCAATGAAGAAGACGATGAGTTTTCTGATGAAGAGGAAGTTGAAATCGAAGAATAATCTAGTTGACAAACGAGCTAATCTGCGATATTATAATATTGGGCACCTCTTTTGAGAGGTCTTGACGCTCCCTAATCTTAGGGAGCTATTTTTGTTTTTAAGTGGTAAAGGAGTATCTATGGAAACCAAGTATATTTTTGTGACAGGTGGCGTCGTCAGCTCGATCGGAAAAGGGATTGTAGCTGCAAGTTTGGGACGTCTCTTGAAAAATCGTGGCTTGAAAGTAACCATTCAAAAGTTTGACCCATATATCAATATTGACCCAGGAACGATGAGTCCGTATCAGCATGGGGAAGTATTTGTAACAGATGATGGAGCAGAGACAGACCTTGACCTTGGTCACTATGAGCGTTTTATTGATATTAACCTCAATAAATATTCAAATGTGACAACAGGGAAGATTTACAGCGAAGTTCTTCGAAAAGAACGCCGCGGTGAGTATCTTGGCGCGACTGTTCAGGTAATTCCTCATATTACAGATGCTTTGAAAGAAAAAATCAAGCGTGCGGCAACGACAACGGATTCGGATGTGATTATCACAGAAGTCGGGGGAACGGTTGGAGATATTGAAAGTCTGCCTTTCCTTGAAGCCCTTCGCCAGATGAAGGCAGATGTTGGTGCGGATAATGTTATGTATATCCATACGACTCTTCTACCTTATTTGAAGGCAGCCGGTGAGATGAAAACCAAGCCAACTCAACATTCGGTTAAAGAACTGCGTGGACTTGGCATTCAGCCAAATATGTTGGTTATTCGGACCGAAGAGCCAGCTGGGCAAGGGATTAAAAATAAATTGGCACAATTCTGTGATGTAGCACCAGAAGCTGTGATTGAGTCGCTTGATGTGGAGCATTTGTACCAAATTCCGCTCAATTTGCAAGCGCAAAATATGGACCAAATCGTTTGTGATCATCTGAAGATTGATGCGCCAGCAGCGGATATGACAGAGTGGTCTGCGATGGTGGATAAGGTGATGAACTTGAAGAAACAAGTGAAGATTGCCTTGGTTGGTAAATATGTAGAATTGCCGGATGCTTATATTTCTGTGGTTGAAGCCTTGAAACATGCAGGTTATGCCAATGATTCAGAAGTTAAGCTAGACTGGGTCAATGCTAATGATGTGACAGCAGATAATGTAGCAGAATTACTCGGGTCTGCAGATGGTATTATCGTCCCAGGTGGATTTGGTCAACGTGGAACAGAAGGAAAAATCGAAGCTATTAAATATGCGCGTGAGAAAGATGTCCCAATGCTTGGTGTCTGCCTTGGTATGCAGTTGACCTGTATCGAGTTTGCGCGTAATGTCCTAGGACTTGAAGGAGCGAACTCTGCCGAGCTAAATAGTGCAACAGCCTATCCAATCATTGACATCATGCGTGATCAAATCGATGTGGAAGACATGGGTGGAACTCTTCGTCTTGGTCTTTACCCAACCAAGCTTAAAAAAGGAAGCCATGCAGCAGCAGCCTATGACCACCAAGATGTCGTTCAAAAACGTCACCGTCACCGTTATGAGTTTAACAATCAATTCCGTGAGCAATTCGAAGCAGCAGGATTTGTATTCTCAGGCGTATCACCAGACAATCGCTTGGTCGAAATCGTGGAAATTCCTGAAAATAAATTCTTTGTGGCTTGTCAATATCATCCAGAGCTATCTAGCCGTCCAAATCGTCCAGAAGGACTCTACACTGCCTTTGTCACAGCAGCCGTAGAAAATAGTAAGTAATCTTTGTACCTTAACAGTTAGAAAAAAATATGAAAATTTGAAAAAAGTTGACAAAAACTCTTGACAAGAGAGTCAATCCTTGATATACTGTTAAGGTACTCAATCGCGG
This window contains:
- the tig gene encoding trigger factor — translated: MSVSFETKETNRGVLTFTISQEQIKPALDKVFNDVKKNLNVPGFRKGRIPRPIFDQKFGEEALYQDALNALLPAAYEGAVAEAGIEVVAQPQFDIESMEKGQDWTITATVVTKPEVKLGAYKDLEVSVDVSKEVTDADVDAKIERERNNLAELVIKEDKAAEGDTVVIDFVGSVDGVEFDGGKGDNYPLELGSGQFIPGFEEQLVGHAAGETVDVNVTFPEDYQAADLAGKAAKFVTTIHEVKAKEVPALDDELAKDIDDEVETLDELKAKYRKELEAAKEIAYDDAVESAALDLAVENAEIVELPAEMIHEEVHRSMNEFLGNMQRQGISPEMYFQITGTTEDDLHKQYEGDAEKRTKTNLVIEAIAKAEGFEATDEEIEAEITSLASDYNMEVDQVRRLLSKDMLKHDIAIKKAVEVITSTAKVK
- the rpoE gene encoding DNA-directed RNA polymerase subunit delta, giving the protein MELEVFAGQEKSELSMVEVARAILEVRGRDHEMYFNDLVNEIQNYLGKSNSDIREALPLFYTELNVDGSFIPLGDNKWGLRSWYAIDEVDEEIIALEEDDENDVPKKRKKKRVNAFMDGDDDAIDYNADDPEDEDSYEADPALNYGDDNPDDEKSEVEAYDAEINEIAPDDLGEEVDLNEEDDEFSDEEEVEIEE
- a CDS encoding CTP synthase: METKYIFVTGGVVSSIGKGIVAASLGRLLKNRGLKVTIQKFDPYINIDPGTMSPYQHGEVFVTDDGAETDLDLGHYERFIDINLNKYSNVTTGKIYSEVLRKERRGEYLGATVQVIPHITDALKEKIKRAATTTDSDVIITEVGGTVGDIESLPFLEALRQMKADVGADNVMYIHTTLLPYLKAAGEMKTKPTQHSVKELRGLGIQPNMLVIRTEEPAGQGIKNKLAQFCDVAPEAVIESLDVEHLYQIPLNLQAQNMDQIVCDHLKIDAPAADMTEWSAMVDKVMNLKKQVKIALVGKYVELPDAYISVVEALKHAGYANDSEVKLDWVNANDVTADNVAELLGSADGIIVPGGFGQRGTEGKIEAIKYAREKDVPMLGVCLGMQLTCIEFARNVLGLEGANSAELNSATAYPIIDIMRDQIDVEDMGGTLRLGLYPTKLKKGSHAAAAYDHQDVVQKRHRHRYEFNNQFREQFEAAGFVFSGVSPDNRLVEIVEIPENKFFVACQYHPELSSRPNRPEGLYTAFVTAAVENSK